The Lactobacillus sp. CBA3605 genome contains a region encoding:
- a CDS encoding ribosomal-processing cysteine protease Prp, whose product MIKAKFQYKQNQIVSYQITGHAMHALKGYDIVCAAVSVMSTVITNELTEATVSDDGGLFVGLIVPSQKNAVLCNALLHGLQQVSDQHPENLQVIINV is encoded by the coding sequence ATGATCAAGGCAAAGTTTCAGTACAAACAAAACCAGATAGTGAGCTACCAGATAACGGGACACGCAATGCACGCCTTAAAGGGCTATGATATTGTTTGTGCGGCCGTTTCAGTAATGAGCACTGTAATTACTAACGAGTTAACCGAAGCTACTGTCAGCGATGATGGTGGCCTTTTTGTTGGCCTGATTGTCCCTAGCCAGAAGAATGCTGTGTTATGTAATGCATTATTACATGGACTACAGCAGGTCAGCGACCAACATCCTGAAAATTTGCAGGTGATTATTAATGTTTAA
- a CDS encoding phage portal protein yields MNFKSSEKRGSNIAIDSDLVGDIADPSFDVINYAIDQQRRRVKRYDNLEHYYEGKQDIFYRTLNSSGLDQANEKIMTNHAKYITDMITGFTTGNPISISAAQGKDITAISDVQDQMDVDAHNTELEKDLSVFGCAYELLYLKQTTDETTELAIEKIDPRGCVLVTDDTLDKNPLFGIYYVEKKDLRGSSNGYLITIYTATKVIQYRTKTGYHLSATNVTSMNIKPHYFKGIPLIGYRNNEEKQGDFEQTISLIDAYNELQSDRLTDKRNFVDALLVLYGFSLGDDSHLKDGVLEAPGKGEDGVSVEWLTKSFDETELQVLVKSIKDDIHQTSYVPNMNDENFAGNISGEAMKYKLFGLLQLLATKQRYLTRGIRRRLQLIQNFLALKNPVDKSRADAAGATIQIVPNIPVNMADIIGNIKNADGIIPQQIALGWLPGTNNPAELIKMLDQEKDKSMKLQQAALGGDPQTDSQEVTSDDQGKVSVQTKPDSELPDNGTRNARLKGL; encoded by the coding sequence ATGAATTTTAAATCGAGTGAGAAGCGCGGCTCAAACATTGCGATTGATAGTGATTTGGTCGGAGATATCGCTGATCCAAGCTTTGACGTCATTAACTATGCGATTGACCAGCAACGACGACGAGTTAAGCGATATGACAATCTTGAGCATTATTATGAGGGTAAGCAGGATATTTTTTACCGAACTCTTAATTCTAGTGGCCTTGACCAAGCTAATGAAAAAATTATGACCAATCATGCTAAGTATATTACTGACATGATTACAGGATTTACGACAGGTAACCCGATTAGTATCTCAGCAGCGCAAGGTAAAGACATCACTGCAATTAGCGACGTTCAAGACCAAATGGATGTGGATGCCCACAATACAGAGCTCGAAAAGGATTTAAGCGTATTCGGTTGTGCCTATGAGTTGTTATATTTAAAACAGACCACTGATGAGACAACTGAACTAGCGATTGAGAAGATTGACCCCCGCGGCTGTGTTTTAGTCACTGATGATACTTTGGATAAGAACCCGTTGTTCGGAATTTATTACGTTGAGAAAAAGGATCTGCGTGGCAGTTCAAACGGCTATTTGATTACTATCTATACTGCAACGAAGGTTATTCAGTATCGAACCAAGACAGGCTATCATCTATCAGCGACTAACGTTACTAGTATGAATATTAAGCCGCATTACTTTAAGGGCATCCCACTGATTGGCTATAGGAATAATGAGGAAAAACAGGGTGATTTTGAACAAACGATTAGCTTAATCGATGCATATAATGAACTGCAAAGTGACCGGCTCACGGACAAACGTAACTTTGTTGATGCCTTATTAGTGCTATACGGATTCAGCCTTGGTGATGACAGTCATTTAAAGGATGGTGTCTTAGAGGCTCCCGGTAAAGGTGAAGATGGAGTTAGTGTTGAGTGGCTGACTAAGAGCTTTGATGAAACCGAACTACAGGTCTTAGTTAAGTCTATCAAGGACGATATCCATCAAACTTCCTACGTCCCGAACATGAATGATGAAAACTTTGCTGGCAATATTAGTGGTGAGGCTATGAAATATAAGCTATTCGGTTTACTACAACTGCTAGCGACTAAGCAACGTTATTTAACGCGTGGGATTCGTCGCCGGTTGCAACTGATTCAGAACTTCCTAGCTTTGAAAAACCCAGTAGATAAATCAAGGGCTGACGCTGCTGGCGCAACGATTCAAATTGTCCCGAATATCCCGGTTAACATGGCTGATATTATTGGCAACATCAAAAATGCAGATGGCATTATCCCACAACAAATTGCATTAGGTTGGTTGCCTGGTACAAATAACCCAGCAGAACTGATAAAAATGTTAGATCAGGAAAAAGATAAATCAATGAAATTACAGCAGGCAGCTTTAGGTGGTGACCCACAAACTGACAGTCAAGAGGTGACTAGTGATGATCAAGGCAAAGTTTCAGTACAAACAAAACCAGATAGTGAGCTACCAGATAACGGGACACGCAATGCACGCCTTAAAGGGCTATGA
- a CDS encoding PBSX family phage terminase large subunit yields the protein MIKAHQFEFAPLSTKQFEVLSWWLNPDSMDDEAIICDGSVRAGKTLIMSLSYVMWSMSRFHGRNFGMAGKTIGSLRRNVVSTLIQMLEGRGYHVTDHRTENRLTVVYGVASNDYYLFGGKDESSQDLVQGFTAAGFFFDEVALMPQSFVNQALARCNISGSKYWFNCNPAGPYHWFKTDWIDDLDNKKALHIHFTMADNPINGREVLERYERMYSGVFYQRYILGLWVLSDGIVYDNFDQQMMIQEPDEAPTKYYVSCDYGTKNPTAFLLWGLINKTWYCLKEYYYDGRHSSRQKTDDEYAKDLDKFLGDIKAPIIVDPSAASFITKLRQRGYRVIKADNDVLDGIRATQSAMNLGKIMFAPGLSNLFKEFASYVWDDKAAQRGEDKVVKQHDHAMDAMRYFVFMVIYKNRTGRITKKPSWLRG from the coding sequence ATGATTAAGGCACATCAGTTTGAGTTTGCCCCTTTATCTACCAAACAGTTCGAAGTCCTTAGTTGGTGGCTAAATCCGGATTCAATGGACGATGAAGCAATTATTTGTGACGGCTCCGTGCGTGCCGGCAAGACACTGATTATGTCGCTGTCTTATGTGATGTGGTCAATGAGCCGGTTTCATGGTCGAAACTTCGGCATGGCTGGCAAAACTATCGGTTCACTACGGCGCAACGTTGTGAGTACCCTGATTCAGATGTTAGAGGGTCGTGGCTATCACGTCACGGACCATCGAACTGAGAATCGTTTAACCGTAGTGTATGGAGTGGCTAGCAATGATTATTATTTATTTGGTGGTAAAGATGAATCTAGCCAAGACCTTGTTCAAGGTTTTACAGCGGCGGGATTCTTTTTTGATGAAGTAGCTTTGATGCCACAATCATTTGTTAACCAAGCGTTAGCTCGTTGCAATATTTCCGGTTCAAAGTACTGGTTTAACTGTAATCCGGCAGGCCCCTACCATTGGTTTAAGACAGATTGGATAGACGACTTAGACAATAAAAAAGCACTGCACATTCACTTTACGATGGCTGATAATCCGATTAACGGTAGAGAAGTGCTTGAACGTTATGAGCGAATGTATTCAGGTGTCTTCTATCAGCGTTACATCTTAGGGCTATGGGTCCTTAGCGACGGGATTGTCTATGACAACTTTGACCAGCAAATGATGATTCAAGAGCCAGACGAGGCTCCAACTAAGTACTACGTGTCCTGTGACTATGGCACTAAGAACCCAACAGCATTCCTACTGTGGGGGCTTATTAACAAGACGTGGTATTGCCTAAAAGAATATTACTACGATGGTCGGCATAGTAGTCGCCAGAAGACGGATGATGAGTATGCCAAGGACTTAGACAAGTTCTTAGGAGATATTAAAGCACCAATCATTGTGGACCCATCAGCGGCATCCTTTATCACAAAACTTAGGCAACGTGGCTATCGGGTCATTAAGGCTGATAACGATGTTCTTGATGGTATTCGAGCAACTCAATCGGCGATGAATCTCGGCAAAATTATGTTTGCACCGGGATTATCAAACCTTTTTAAAGAGTTTGCTAGCTATGTCTGGGATGACAAAGCTGCACAGCGTGGCGAAGACAAAGTCGTCAAGCAGCACGATCATGCGATGGATGCGATGAGATACTTTGTCTTTATGGTTATCTATAAGAACCGGACTGGTAGGATTACCAAGAAGCCATCTTGGTTGAGAGGATAG
- a CDS encoding terminase small subunit gives MTEKYEQAEQNYMSGMKYKDIATKYDVSLNTVKSWKGRYGWQRVSRKKDVPVKSKGVHTKAKSSAPKVAPKIIDELEANSELTDKQKLFCLFYLQRFNATWAYMKVYDTNYDSALRAGPRMLGNVGVKRQLAVLKKQQQAELLVTSENITHEYAKQAFASLGDVLDYEVHEEYVEDAKGIAYEDVDGEPIKKHVADIYLKPSDQIDWSLIQDIHRGKDGLVVKLYDKQKAMKELIDRLPDEVHEASSDTLIEALKAGLELNNDKGGTD, from the coding sequence ATGACAGAAAAGTATGAACAGGCCGAGCAGAATTACATGTCTGGTATGAAGTACAAGGACATCGCTACCAAGTATGATGTTAGCTTGAATACAGTTAAGTCGTGGAAAGGCCGCTATGGCTGGCAACGTGTTAGCCGCAAAAAGGATGTACCTGTTAAGTCAAAAGGTGTGCACACAAAAGCTAAAAGTAGTGCACCCAAGGTTGCACCTAAAATAATCGATGAACTAGAGGCAAACAGTGAGCTTACAGATAAGCAAAAACTGTTTTGCCTCTTTTATTTACAACGATTTAATGCAACGTGGGCGTATATGAAAGTTTATGACACTAACTACGATAGTGCACTTCGAGCCGGTCCAAGAATGTTGGGAAATGTTGGAGTAAAGCGACAGCTTGCTGTGCTAAAAAAACAGCAGCAAGCTGAGTTGCTTGTAACAAGCGAAAACATCACCCATGAATACGCTAAACAAGCGTTTGCCAGTCTTGGTGATGTATTGGACTACGAGGTGCATGAGGAATATGTCGAAGATGCTAAAGGGATTGCATATGAAGACGTAGACGGTGAACCGATTAAAAAACACGTTGCTGATATTTACTTAAAGCCAAGTGATCAGATTGATTGGTCACTAATACAAGATATTCATCGAGGTAAAGATGGATTGGTCGTTAAGCTTTACGATAAACAGAAAGCTATGAAAGAGTTGATTGACCGGCTGCCTGATGAAGTTCATGAGGCTTCTAGTGACACATTGATTGAGGCTTTAAAGGCTGGGCTTGAGTTGAACAATGACAAAGGAGGCACTGACTAA
- a CDS encoding DUF6731 family protein, with product MVNEPKTNLKNVKFDYFQVQVSATKSAKAKKAEVKMFDLTRWMDMIRPKYEKEPASVTLNFFGEQIRCDHSGMVGVSTRLPLARLHFTKLREKNSPAVGSIHDVKLDPVNLKPDEYIAEDVTALFDPADSVLMLQKNIYSLSRGVLEAYVSELWNAGKKKEDLEYVHLVPVFQKNNFSKGKRASKFESVAFKTANKVSKASFSNPFKGQVGAIFDTMKPLDGVDIEVKITASRKPDTFLKRSGVVEMIDEIQKSRDLFKKAEVSFRNGEKVNTNSVEATGGDNAGLAYIDLMHGKVQSTLPFNIPKKQPLDQDAVWTSMLAEYREDGGNMVNVVKDCLTIVPTN from the coding sequence ATGGTAAATGAACCTAAAACAAATTTAAAAAATGTCAAGTTTGATTATTTTCAAGTGCAGGTTTCTGCGACAAAGTCTGCAAAGGCAAAAAAGGCAGAAGTAAAAATGTTTGACTTAACTCGTTGGATGGATATGATAAGACCAAAATATGAAAAAGAACCAGCTAGTGTGACGCTAAACTTCTTTGGAGAACAGATACGATGTGATCATTCCGGGATGGTGGGAGTAAGCACTAGGTTACCGTTAGCGAGATTGCATTTTACAAAGTTACGTGAAAAGAATTCTCCAGCGGTCGGTAGTATTCATGATGTCAAGCTTGATCCAGTTAATTTAAAGCCAGATGAATATATTGCGGAAGATGTTACAGCATTGTTCGATCCTGCAGACAGTGTTCTGATGCTTCAAAAAAATATATATAGTTTGTCTCGAGGAGTGTTAGAAGCATATGTGAGTGAGCTGTGGAATGCTGGAAAGAAAAAGGAAGATTTAGAGTATGTACATCTTGTACCAGTCTTTCAAAAAAATAATTTCAGTAAAGGAAAACGCGCTAGTAAGTTTGAGTCAGTTGCGTTTAAAACGGCAAATAAGGTCTCTAAGGCTTCATTTTCAAATCCCTTTAAGGGACAGGTCGGAGCAATTTTTGATACTATGAAACCGCTAGATGGGGTAGATATTGAAGTGAAAATAACCGCATCTAGAAAACCAGATACTTTTCTTAAACGGTCTGGTGTGGTAGAGATGATTGATGAAATCCAAAAGAGTAGGGACTTATTTAAGAAGGCAGAGGTTTCTTTTAGGAACGGAGAGAAAGTTAATACAAATTCTGTTGAGGCAACTGGTGGTGACAATGCCGGACTCGCTTATATAGATTTAATGCATGGGAAGGTTCAGAGCACACTCCCATTTAATATTCCAAAGAAACAACCGTTAGATCAGGACGCTGTTTGGACTTCTATGTTGGCTGAATACAGAGAAGATGGTGGCAACATGGTGAACGTCGTAAAAGACTGTTTGACTATAGTACCGACAAATTAA
- a CDS encoding transcriptional regulator — MKRSTIRKVEDILRDYPKINKYIEEREQELRYPTGISDENVGGGRAQYKYSNQTLSTLITIDEDRRLNALRRQREVIDDCLDGVGEDTEVIVSELYFRKRQRYTIDGLIVNHLLHCSRATAFRLKTQFITECAEGFGLYDIS; from the coding sequence TTGAAGCGATCAACTATTCGAAAAGTAGAAGATATCTTGCGAGACTATCCCAAAATTAATAAATATATCGAAGAGCGTGAGCAAGAGTTGCGCTATCCAACTGGGATTAGCGATGAGAATGTAGGCGGTGGTCGAGCGCAGTACAAGTACAGCAATCAGACTTTGAGTACATTAATCACTATTGACGAGGACCGACGCCTCAATGCGCTTAGACGGCAACGTGAAGTGATTGATGACTGTTTAGATGGTGTGGGTGAGGATACAGAAGTTATTGTTAGCGAGTTATATTTTCGCAAACGGCAACGGTATACGATTGACGGATTGATCGTTAATCATTTGTTGCATTGTAGCCGTGCAACCGCATTCAGATTAAAGACACAGTTTATTACGGAATGTGCTGAGGGTTTTGGACTATATGATATAAGTTGA
- a CDS encoding DUF1642 domain-containing protein, whose protein sequence is MFKKYYKTSAIKAEQFDGSKRMIDKYGICRYAQYGYTGPEHWEIRTNNGWVGVYAGDWIATDDNGKCWPITDDVFKQRYAELPMIPKYVAEFIKGEKEGKHPLVGAIVAAEYEKSGYWIAYHSNQFARAWLDGYQVGTDRGELN, encoded by the coding sequence ATGTTTAAAAAGTATTATAAAACATCAGCCATCAAAGCCGAGCAATTTGACGGTAGCAAGAGAATGATAGATAAATATGGCATATGTCGTTATGCTCAATACGGCTATACAGGGCCTGAACACTGGGAAATTAGAACAAATAACGGTTGGGTAGGCGTATATGCTGGTGACTGGATTGCTACCGACGACAACGGTAAATGTTGGCCAATCACTGATGATGTCTTCAAGCAGAGATATGCCGAGCTACCTATGATTCCTAAGTACGTGGCTGAATTTATTAAAGGGGAAAAGGAAGGCAAGCACCCGCTGGTAGGAGCTATTGTAGCGGCCGAGTATGAGAAGTCCGGGTATTGGATTGCCTACCACTCGAATCAATTTGCACGTGCATGGCTAGACGGATACCAAGTGGGGACAGACAGAGGTGAATTAAATTGA
- a CDS encoding ATP-binding protein, producing MKRAKELFDLDKVQAIAVAKGIDMSKLPTKEQLDEATLRQAKQVVKSNYQRYYRAMSVWSGNVHLQFKFKDWDVQKQSNIEVARKLGNQAFVLTKQLKSAKFNVLLSGVYGVGKTSLALAIADQLRQSGQTVMFVSTAELLRLVNDKYEAPDVRVKLIEITQAMKSVDVLILDDFGTEGGKATENGYYRPVHRDLQAMMYQVANARCDFERNEVKHSTIVTTNNTRGQLENMYDTKIVDRLLSKVKEHQLLFDEMKGVRSV from the coding sequence GTGAAACGAGCTAAAGAATTATTCGATCTAGATAAAGTCCAAGCAATTGCAGTGGCTAAAGGTATCGATATGAGTAAATTACCGACCAAGGAACAGTTAGACGAGGCAACATTAAGACAAGCCAAGCAAGTGGTCAAATCTAATTATCAACGTTATTACCGTGCCATGTCTGTATGGTCAGGGAACGTGCACCTACAGTTTAAATTCAAAGATTGGGACGTGCAAAAGCAGTCAAATATCGAAGTAGCCAGAAAACTAGGTAATCAAGCATTTGTATTAACCAAACAATTGAAATCGGCCAAATTCAATGTGTTACTATCTGGTGTTTATGGCGTTGGCAAGACGTCACTTGCATTAGCAATCGCCGACCAACTACGACAATCTGGTCAAACTGTCATGTTTGTTTCAACAGCTGAACTGCTGCGTCTTGTTAATGACAAGTATGAGGCACCAGATGTACGAGTGAAGTTAATCGAGATTACCCAAGCGATGAAGTCAGTTGATGTGTTGATTCTTGACGACTTTGGTACCGAGGGTGGTAAGGCGACTGAAAATGGCTATTATCGACCGGTTCATCGTGACTTGCAGGCGATGATGTACCAAGTTGCCAATGCGCGTTGCGACTTTGAACGTAACGAAGTAAAACATTCGACTATCGTGACGACAAACAATACACGTGGTCAACTAGAAAATATGTATGATACAAAGATTGTTGATCGGCTATTGAGCAAAGTTAAAGAACACCAATTGCTGTTTGATGAGATGAAAGGGGTACGAAGTGTATGA
- a CDS encoding phage replisome organizer N-terminal domain-containing protein — translation MAEKTYYWIKLQMDFFKTPVVKLLRKMSGGATYTVIYLKMILLSLDDGGYIYFTGIGKSFSEEIALTLDEEPVDVEFLLTFLRSKRLVEFSAEQDDMAFKFADDVVAGLIGKETGSAKRVRAYRKRAKQLALQSNNDVTMCNTEKELELELDLDSELELDKDKREVRSPAKAEPFDWKSVINYLNDKAGKHFRHTASNKKIIMARHKDGNFAVDDMKQVIDNQCSAWLNKTINNQDMTQYLRPETLFRASKFEGYLNNNPQNGEPKSREDWFGETS, via the coding sequence ATGGCTGAGAAAACTTATTATTGGATTAAACTCCAAATGGATTTTTTTAAAACACCTGTAGTCAAGTTGTTAAGAAAGATGTCAGGTGGTGCGACCTATACAGTTATTTATTTGAAGATGATTCTGTTGTCATTAGATGATGGTGGCTATATCTATTTCACGGGTATTGGAAAATCGTTTAGTGAGGAAATCGCGTTAACTTTGGATGAAGAACCTGTTGATGTGGAGTTTCTACTAACATTTCTGCGTAGCAAGCGACTAGTTGAATTTTCTGCTGAGCAGGACGACATGGCCTTTAAATTTGCCGATGATGTTGTTGCAGGATTAATTGGTAAAGAGACCGGTTCAGCCAAGCGTGTCAGGGCTTATCGTAAGCGTGCCAAACAATTAGCGTTACAAAGTAACAACGATGTAACGATGTGTAACACAGAGAAAGAGTTAGAACTAGAACTAGATTTAGATTCAGAATTAGAGCTAGATAAAGATAAAAGAGAAGTACGTAGTCCGGCTAAAGCCGAACCATTTGACTGGAAGTCAGTAATTAACTATCTCAATGACAAAGCTGGTAAGCATTTTAGACATACAGCGTCCAATAAAAAAATTATCATGGCTAGGCATAAGGATGGCAATTTTGCTGTCGATGACATGAAACAGGTAATTGATAATCAATGCAGCGCTTGGCTCAATAAGACCATTAATAATCAAGATATGACTCAGTATTTACGACCAGAAACCTTGTTTAGGGCTTCTAAATTTGAAGGTTATCTCAATAACAACCCCCAAAATGGTGAGCCAAAATCACGAGAGGACTGGTTTGGTGAAACGAGCTAA
- a CDS encoding putative HNHc nuclease, whose product MQRSRSKYFEHNGRYYLLVELDKRPNLEHAETVSGIRDQFYMDWEIADTRKARPQQRRLFFALLNDIVDEFIVPPDFLKAMFYLQYQIYTDGKQISLSDATKSSVSDVNELLDLVIDFMFEWRVPFKKGYELLPRDQDYYLFECCRHRVCMICGNRADIHHVDVVGSGVNRTHIDHTKRHVMALCRKHHSEIEQIGTMAFSAKYHVPVDGIKLDRETLKRIGLKGKYSSD is encoded by the coding sequence GTGCAACGGTCTCGGTCGAAGTATTTTGAACACAACGGCAGATATTACTTGCTCGTAGAATTGGATAAGCGCCCTAATTTAGAACATGCTGAGACGGTTAGTGGCATACGAGACCAATTCTATATGGATTGGGAAATAGCCGATACACGCAAAGCCAGACCCCAACAACGGCGACTGTTCTTTGCTTTACTAAATGACATCGTTGATGAATTTATCGTGCCACCAGATTTTCTTAAAGCGATGTTTTACCTGCAGTATCAGATTTATACCGATGGTAAGCAAATTAGCCTATCAGACGCCACAAAATCGAGTGTAAGTGATGTTAATGAGCTACTCGACCTAGTTATCGACTTCATGTTTGAATGGCGTGTGCCGTTTAAAAAGGGTTATGAGTTATTGCCTCGTGATCAAGACTATTACTTGTTTGAATGTTGTCGACATCGGGTTTGCATGATCTGCGGTAATCGTGCTGATATCCATCATGTTGATGTTGTTGGCTCAGGTGTGAATCGGACGCATATTGACCATACCAAGCGTCACGTAATGGCATTGTGTCGCAAGCATCATAGTGAGATTGAACAGATTGGGACAATGGCATTCAGTGCCAAGTATCATGTTCCAGTGGACGGCATAAAATTGGACAGAGAAACCTTAAAACGAATTGGCTTGAAAGGCAAATATAGCAGTGACTAA
- a CDS encoding single-stranded DNA-binding protein — protein MNAVNLYGRIANDLELQYTKSNKAVLRLSIAVRGYSKDQTDFIRCQVWDKRAETLANYFHKGSRIVINGRLASGKYEKDGQTHYTQDVVVDGFDFVDSKQESHQGNSIEVTDQELPF, from the coding sequence ATGAATGCAGTTAATTTATACGGTCGAATTGCTAATGATTTGGAATTGCAATACACAAAATCTAATAAAGCTGTACTTAGACTTTCGATTGCAGTTCGTGGTTATAGCAAAGATCAGACCGATTTTATTCGCTGCCAAGTGTGGGATAAGCGGGCGGAAACACTTGCTAATTATTTCCACAAAGGTAGTCGAATTGTGATTAATGGGCGGCTAGCCAGTGGCAAATATGAAAAAGATGGTCAAACTCACTATACACAAGATGTAGTCGTTGATGGGTTCGATTTTGTAGATAGCAAACAGGAGTCACATCAAGGCAATTCGATTGAAGTAACAGATCAAGAATTACCCTTTTGA
- a CDS encoding ERF family protein: protein MADVTNKMAPSVLPPEKQIELQAAFNDGLTKFREQVKAPAKNGHVGYAVKGGSKSYDYVLLDDLIKSIDNGLKETGLAWYQEAEADVNAIRVRTVITHKDGLMYRSPWMKFATSGQPQNAGSAITYAKRYSLGTSFGVSSEADDDGSATKADSIQSGNRQHKSNAQRSQNQRQRNNVKPRENIDANSGPLHQAMHQIELISKINGQDQAAIYRELMGQTGYMDTELNDTKNAVIFFNAAKELRHSLEGEN, encoded by the coding sequence GTGGCTGATGTAACGAATAAAATGGCACCGTCGGTATTACCACCTGAAAAACAAATTGAATTACAAGCTGCGTTCAACGATGGGTTAACTAAGTTCAGGGAACAGGTTAAAGCACCAGCCAAAAATGGACATGTTGGTTATGCCGTTAAAGGTGGAAGTAAGTCGTACGATTATGTATTACTAGATGATCTGATTAAATCAATTGATAACGGCCTAAAAGAGACCGGGTTGGCCTGGTATCAAGAGGCTGAGGCTGATGTTAATGCCATCAGAGTGCGAACAGTTATCACGCATAAGGATGGACTGATGTACCGATCACCTTGGATGAAGTTTGCAACTAGTGGGCAACCACAGAATGCTGGTAGTGCCATTACGTATGCGAAAAGATATTCACTTGGAACGTCATTTGGGGTTAGTTCAGAGGCAGATGATGACGGAAGTGCAACTAAAGCAGACAGCATACAGAGTGGTAATCGGCAGCATAAATCAAACGCTCAACGTAGTCAGAATCAGCGTCAGCGTAATAATGTGAAGCCACGTGAAAATATTGACGCTAATAGTGGCCCGTTACATCAGGCTATGCACCAAATTGAGCTAATTAGTAAAATCAATGGTCAAGACCAGGCAGCTATTTATCGTGAACTGATGGGCCAGACTGGCTACATGGATACGGAATTGAACGATACCAAGAATGCAGTAATATTTTTCAATGCCGCAAAAGAATTGCGACATAGTTTGGAGGGTGAGAATTAA
- a CDS encoding DUF1351 domain-containing protein, producing the protein MDNSLINLPDYTVDYKPVPIIINNLDGLQAAIAQYVARYSDLVITEGNVKDTKQVRAKLNSLKRALDERRKEIKRGYNQPLKEFEVVVKTLENQIDTVIAPIDMGLSELEVQRRQQREDELLVLLDEMAPNYGIEVNEIEIDPRWLNKSISHKQVITEIAASMTTIKNAKDKLETDTQMINRYATVQHVDPLPWVDQLDQGQDVQHLLVAIDKQVKSTKERQRQQDLQAQVDAEHQVQTKSGKIVDTNTGEVVSLTRILKITATRDKMWDLSTYMKQHDIKFETVEG; encoded by the coding sequence ATGGACAATTCATTAATTAACTTACCAGACTACACGGTTGACTATAAGCCGGTACCAATCATTATCAATAATTTGGATGGTTTGCAAGCTGCTATTGCTCAGTATGTAGCTCGATATTCTGACCTGGTAATTACTGAGGGCAATGTTAAAGATACTAAGCAAGTACGAGCGAAACTGAATTCTTTGAAGCGAGCACTTGATGAACGTCGTAAGGAAATTAAGCGTGGCTATAATCAACCACTAAAAGAATTTGAAGTAGTAGTCAAAACGCTTGAAAACCAGATTGATACGGTCATTGCGCCGATTGATATGGGACTAAGTGAACTTGAAGTTCAGCGTCGTCAGCAACGTGAAGATGAGCTGCTGGTGCTACTTGATGAAATGGCGCCGAACTATGGGATTGAAGTCAACGAAATTGAAATCGATCCGCGCTGGTTGAATAAGTCAATCAGCCATAAGCAAGTCATTACTGAAATTGCTGCTAGCATGACTACAATAAAAAATGCTAAGGATAAATTAGAAACTGATACTCAAATGATTAATCGCTATGCGACTGTCCAGCATGTTGATCCGTTACCATGGGTTGATCAGCTAGATCAGGGTCAGGATGTTCAGCACTTGCTAGTTGCAATTGACAAACAAGTTAAATCTACCAAGGAACGGCAGCGTCAACAAGACTTGCAAGCACAGGTGGATGCGGAACATCAGGTTCAAACAAAGAGCGGGAAAATTGTAGATACCAATACGGGCGAAGTGGTGTCATTAACACGTATTTTAAAAATTACGGCTACTAGAGATAAGATGTGGGACTTATCCACCTATATGAAACAGCATGATATTAAATTTGAAACAGTGGAGGGATAA
- a CDS encoding DUF2513 domain-containing protein, whose amino-acid sequence MELNYDFVREILLTCAASTHPMGPSEDEIRKLADDYEVSLDQLAYTVTCLFQAGLVVNKVAYTLSGPYLVSPGNLTWDGNEYLNNIRNTSVWEETKDKVKKSGLSVSLQVLGAVATAVVKNKLGLN is encoded by the coding sequence GTGGAACTTAATTACGATTTCGTTCGTGAGATTTTACTCACCTGTGCTGCTTCTACACATCCTATGGGACCATCTGAAGATGAGATTCGAAAACTTGCTGACGATTATGAAGTGTCTTTAGATCAGTTGGCATACACCGTGACTTGTCTGTTTCAGGCTGGTCTAGTTGTAAATAAGGTTGCATATACACTTAGCGGCCCATATCTTGTCTCTCCTGGCAATCTGACTTGGGACGGAAACGAGTATCTCAATAATATTCGGAATACCTCTGTTTGGGAGGAGACCAAGGATAAAGTGAAAAAATCAGGTTTATCTGTTTCTCTACAAGTTCTGGGGGCTGTCGCTACTGCCGTAGTCAAAAACAAACTAGGATTAAATTAA